The sequence TGCCATGGCGCGCATCGGAAAGGAGCATCCGGATAAGGTTAGGGCTGGAATCAGCGCGCAGGGAAACGACGAAATTGGCCAACTGGAACAGCAGTTCCATGCAATGCTCGGCGAACTGGCCCAAAAGCAGGCGTTAGAACGTGAGGTCGTAGTCTCTGAGCGACTGGCGGCGGTAGGCCGGGTCGCAGCCGGCATCGCACACGAAATCAACAATCCGCTGGGCGGCATGTTGAACGCCATCGACACGCTCAACACCCACGGGGAGCCCGACGCCCAAACCAGAAAGACCCTGGGGCTCCTCGAGCGCGGTCTGGGGCAAATCCGTGCGACTGTTGGCGCATTGCTGTTTGAAGCGCGACTGGACTCACCAGCGATGAACCCGTCGGATTGGCAGGACTTGAAGCTGTTGATAGCTCCGCAGATACAGGCGAAGCAAGCGACGTTTCAGTGGGAAATCGAGCTGGACGAGGTGATTGCCTTACCCGCCCATCTGGTGCGCCAGCTCGTCCTCAACCTGCTGCTGAACGCCGTGAAAGCGGTAGAGGTCGGCGGGCAGGTGAATTGTCTTGTTGCTGCCCGAAAGGCTGCGCTACAGATAACGGTGTCAAACACCGGTCAGCACATATCCGGCGTAGCAATGGAGCATCTGTTTGAGCCGTTTGGGTCGGTAGCGGTAGCAGAGGGGCGGCGGTCTTATAGTCTCGGCCTGTGGGTGAGTTATCAAATCATTACGCAACTCGGTGGCACAATTTCAGTGGACAGCGCACCGGGGCAGACGTGTTTTGCGGTCCTTCTGCCTATTACGTCTGCGTGAGACAGGAGAACATCATGTCGAAGACGCTTATCTGTGTCGTTGAAGACGACTCCATCATGGGCGAGTCGTTAGCCGACCGCTTCCGCCTTGAAGGTTTCGACGTGGACTGGCACACAGATGGCGAATCTGCATTTAGTGCGTTGCAGGAGCGACCTTATCAAGCGGTCATCAGCGATATCAGGCTGCCGTTTATTTCGGGAGAGGAGCTCTTTTCACGTTTCGCAGCAGCTCATGCGTCGATTCCACCGTTTATTTTCATCACGGCCTACGCCTCGGTCGATACGGCGGTTTCCCTGCTAAAGAGCGGCGCTGCGGACTACGTTACCAAACCGTTTGATATCGGAGCGCTGGTTGAGAAGGTCCGATTGCTCACAGGAACTGCCATACCGGACCACGCCATGCCCGCGCAGAGCGAGCTGGGGGTGTCAGAAGCGATGCGGCGTCTCGCCGAGCTTGTGCCAAGAGTCGCTGGTCGCGCCAAATCGATTCTGGTTACCGGCGAATCTGGAGTCGGCAAGGAAGTGCTCGCGCGGTTCATTCATCGGCATTCTCCCGGCGACACGCTTCCTTTCGTTGCAGTCAACTGTGGCGCTGTCCCTGACACGCTTATCGAATCCGAATTCTTCGGTCACGAGAGAGGAGCATTCACTGGTGCCGAGCGCCAAAAGAAGGGGTATTTCGAGCAGGCGGAGGGAGGCACGCTCTTTCTCGACGAGATTGGTGACTTGCCCTTGTCGATGCAGGTGAAGCTGCTGCGCGCGCTGCAGGAGCGTCGCATTACGAGAGTCGGCGGGGAGAGAGAGGTCGAAACGAACTTCCAGCTCGTTTGCGCGACCAATCGCGACCTTACGGAACTGGTCCGAGTCGGGAAGTTTAGGGAGGACCTGTTTTACCGCATCAACATCCTGCAGCTACGCATGCCCGCGCTTCGCGACCGGCCCGACGATGTTCTATGGCTTGCGCACCGCTTCGTGCGCGAGATAGCTGGTCGGCTCGGCGAGACGACGAAACTCTTTCACCCCTCGGCTGAGGCACGGCTCGCGACTTACGGTTGGCCCGGCAACGTGCGAGAGCTACAAAACCGTCTTGAGCGCGCGTGTATCGTGTGCTCCCGCAACATGCTCTTTTCGTCCGACATTTTCGAGGAAGATGGGTCGCAGGCGGCCGCGGCACTTGATATGGATACCCCGCTGGACGGCTACATGGCTGCATGTGAGAGTGCGTTCATTCGGGCCGCGTTGTTGCAGCACCTGGGGCATATTACTGAAACCGCCCACGCCCTTGGCATTTCCAGGAAGAGTCTCTGGGAAAAGATGCGTAAGCATGCGATTGCAGTCGAGCCGCTTCATTGAAAAGCGTAGGCCGGGTCAACACCTTGCAGGACTGCGGGCATGGAAACTGAAGAGAACGACGGGATGCTTGAAATCCGGCTGGTACGGATACGTGGCCACGTGCAGGGCGTCGGCTATCGGGAAGCGTGTGTACGCCGTGCGACGGCGCTAGGCGTAACTGGATGGGTCCGTAACCGCCTGGACGGTTCGGTAGAGACAATGCTACAGGGCTCGCCGGAGCAGCTTGCCGACATGTGCGCCTGGTTAAGCGAGGGCATGTCCGCAGCGCTTGTCGACGAGCTTGCGGTCACCGAAGTGCAGCCACCCTTTGTCCGCTTCGACAACTTTGAGCGACTGCCCACTCTGTGAGTGCCTGCGATTCACCGAGAAGGGGAAAAGGTGTTCCCCCCTTCGTGAGACGTCGAAAATCGCCGACAGCGCTGCCAGCGCCGTCTCCTTAGAAGGCTACGGCGGCTGGCTAGGTCACGACGTCCGCTGATACCAGTGACGTGACGAATTGACGACTTTCACGACCATAAGCATGACCGGTACTTCTATGAGTACGCCGACCACTGTCGCGAGTGCCGCTCCCGATTTCAGACCGAAGAGACTAATCGCCGTCGCAACGGCCAGTTCGAAGAAATTCGACGCACCGATAAGACAGGACGGTGCCGCGACGTCATGCGACACGCCCAGCCGCCTGTTCGCCAGATAGGCAAGCGATGAATTTACGACGACCTGAATCAGAATCGGCACCGCAAGGAGCGCGATGACGAGTGGCTGGGCGATGATTTGCTCGCCTTGGAACGCGAAGAGGAGGACGAGCGTC is a genomic window of Paraburkholderia bryophila containing:
- a CDS encoding acylphosphatase, whose translation is METEENDGMLEIRLVRIRGHVQGVGYREACVRRATALGVTGWVRNRLDGSVETMLQGSPEQLADMCAWLSEGMSAALVDELAVTEVQPPFVRFDNFERLPTL
- a CDS encoding sigma-54-dependent transcriptional regulator, which produces MSKTLICVVEDDSIMGESLADRFRLEGFDVDWHTDGESAFSALQERPYQAVISDIRLPFISGEELFSRFAAAHASIPPFIFITAYASVDTAVSLLKSGAADYVTKPFDIGALVEKVRLLTGTAIPDHAMPAQSELGVSEAMRRLAELVPRVAGRAKSILVTGESGVGKEVLARFIHRHSPGDTLPFVAVNCGAVPDTLIESEFFGHERGAFTGAERQKKGYFEQAEGGTLFLDEIGDLPLSMQVKLLRALQERRITRVGGEREVETNFQLVCATNRDLTELVRVGKFREDLFYRINILQLRMPALRDRPDDVLWLAHRFVREIAGRLGETTKLFHPSAEARLATYGWPGNVRELQNRLERACIVCSRNMLFSSDIFEEDGSQAAAALDMDTPLDGYMAACESAFIRAALLQHLGHITETAHALGISRKSLWEKMRKHAIAVEPLH
- a CDS encoding sensor histidine kinase, encoding MFSHLSYRYKIPLALSAVILLTELLVTIALVSVAISDARNDLESSAQNLCRVLTLSVRDALVKDDLWRAFEVIRTPVTVKEPTNPLKEIVLFDAKARVYASTSPRKERIQSVVAQLPAQFGAVIAHLNSAGDHFFFDFPGLLATRDVTAGMPVDSDDGSRLGYVVLVYDANILYGRIRTTLIKLAVATVPALLLLIPLGWVWGDRMAKPLLRLTAAMARIGKEHPDKVRAGISAQGNDEIGQLEQQFHAMLGELAQKQALEREVVVSERLAAVGRVAAGIAHEINNPLGGMLNAIDTLNTHGEPDAQTRKTLGLLERGLGQIRATVGALLFEARLDSPAMNPSDWQDLKLLIAPQIQAKQATFQWEIELDEVIALPAHLVRQLVLNLLLNAVKAVEVGGQVNCLVAARKAALQITVSNTGQHISGVAMEHLFEPFGSVAVAEGRRSYSLGLWVSYQIITQLGGTISVDSAPGQTCFAVLLPITSA